The Aythya fuligula isolate bAytFul2 chromosome 2, bAytFul2.pri, whole genome shotgun sequence genome contains a region encoding:
- the PTP4A3 gene encoding protein tyrosine phosphatase type IVA 3: MARMNRPAPVEVCYKNMRFLITHNPTNATLSTFLEDLKKYGATTVVRVCEVTYDKTPLEKDGITVMDWPFDDGAPPPSKIVEDWLNLLKTKFCEDPGCCVAVHCVAGLGRAPVLVALALIESGMKYEDAIQFIRQKRRGAINSKQLTYLEKYRPKQRLRFKDPHNHKNKCCIM, from the exons ATGGCCCGGATGAACCGCCCTGCGCCGGTGGAGGTCTGCTACAAAAACATGAGGTTCCTCATCACCCACAACCCCACCAACGCCACACTCAGCACCTTCTTGGAG GATCTGAAGAAGTACGGTGCCACCACGGTTGTGCGAGTGTGCGAAGTGACCTACGACAAGACCCCCCTGGAGAAGGACGGCATCACCGTCATG GACTGGCCGTTCGATGACGGAGCGCCTCCTCCCAGCAAGATCGTGGAAGACTGGCTCAACTTGCTCAAGACCAAGTTCTGCGAAGACCCCGGCTGCTGCGTGGCCGTGCACTGCGTGGCCGGCTTGGGGCG TGCTCCTGTCCTCGTGGCGCTGGCCTTGATCGAGAGCGGGATGAAGTACGAGGACGCCATCCAGTTCATCCGACA GAAGCGCAGAGGAGCCATCAACAGCAAGCAGCTGACGTACTTGGAAAAATACCGACCAAAGCAGAGACTCCGATTTAAGGACCCTCATAACCACAAGAACAAATGCTGCATCATGTAA